The following proteins are co-located in the Apium graveolens cultivar Ventura chromosome 5, ASM990537v1, whole genome shotgun sequence genome:
- the LOC141661269 gene encoding AP2/ERF and B3 domain-containing transcription factor At1g51120-like — MKDLMNVTAHMFGKASGSNSLSHNQSCTKRARHDKTIGSSSSKGVVALMNGNWAEHVFVNHNWTCIGIFKTEEEAEMAYDSVDESLRKTDNIAQEPNIQKQVCIAGSLSCRSVNIFQAQRQQDCTRTCLFEKVLTASDVGMLYTFVIPKMYASCFPCDSQKLAFYDQSMTLWNFRYGVWKGSNSYVLSSCWKDFVRAKDLRSADKVIFFKCELFETGSAVHTYFAIDVEYNANRVQVEEANRGKYVVADGEKSHSKEGVQNFGLEQNHRPGSRWISRLTMT, encoded by the coding sequence ATGAAGGATCTCATGAATGTCACAGCACATATGTTCGGCAAAGCTTCAGGTTCGAACAGTTTGAGTCATAATCAATCATGTACTAAGCGTGCAAGGCATGATAAAACTATCGGTAGTTCGAGTTCTAAGGGAGTCGTTGCTCTAATGAATGGGAACTGGGCAGAACATGTTTTTGTAAATCATAACTGGACTTGCATAGGGATTTTTAAGACAGAGGAGGAAGCAGAGATGGCATATGATAGTGTCGATGAAAGCTTGCGAAAGACAGACAACATTgcacaagaaccaaatattcagAAACAAGTCTGCATTGCTGGTAGCCTTTCTTGCAGGTCTGTCAATATTTTCCAGGCACAGAGGCAACAAGATTGTACACGTACCTGTCTATTTGAAAAGGTACTTACTGCTAGCGACGTAGGTATGCTCTACACATTTGTGATTCCGAAAATGTATGCTAGTTGCTTCCCATGCGATTCCCAAAAGCTAGCTTTCTATGACCAGTCGATGACACTCTGGAATTTTCGCTATGGTGTCTGGAAGGGAAGTAACAGTTATGTCTTATCTAGTTGCTGGAAAGATTTTGTGCGAGCAAAGGATCTGAGATCAGCGGACAAAGTTATTTTCTTCAAGTGTGAGCTTTTTGAGACGGGGTCAGCTGTTCACACTTATTTTGCAATTGATGTGGAATATAATGCTAATAGAGTACAAGTTGAGGAAGCCAACAGGGGAAAATATGTAGTTGCTGATGGCGAAAAATCGCATTCGAAGGAAGGGGTGCAGAACTTTGGTCTTGAACAGAATCACAGACCAGGCTCGAGATGGATATCGAGGCTGACAATGACTTGA
- the LOC141661270 gene encoding AP2/ERF and B3 domain-containing transcription factor At1g51120-like, whose amino-acid sequence MKDLMNVTAHMFGKASGSNSLSHNQSCTKRARHDKTIGSSSSKGVVALMNGNWAEHVFVNHNWTCIGIFKTEEEAEMAYDSVDESLRKTDNIAQEPNIQKQVCIAGSLFCRSVNIFQAQRQQDCTRTCLFEKVLTASDVGMLYTFVIPKMYASCFPCDSQKLAFYDQSMTLWNFRYGVWKGSNSYVLSSCWKDFVRAKDLRSADKVIFFKCELFETGSAVHTYFAIDVEYNANRVQVEEANRGKYVVADGEKSHSKEGVKNFGLEQNHRPGSRWISRLTMT is encoded by the coding sequence ATGAAGGATCTCATGAATGTCACAGCACATATGTTCGGCAAAGCTTCAGGTTCGAACAGTTTGAGTCATAATCAATCATGTACTAAGCGTGCAAGGCATGATAAAACTATCGGTAGTTCGAGTTCTAAGGGAGTCGTTGCTCTAATGAATGGGAACTGGGCAGAACATGTTTTTGTAAATCATAACTGGACTTGCATAGGGATTTTTAAGACAGAGGAGGAAGCAGAGATGGCATATGATAGTGTCGATGAAAGCTTGCGAAAGACAGATAACATTgcacaagaaccaaatattcagAAACAAGTCTGCATTGCTGGTAGCCTTTTTTGCAGGTCTGTCAATATTTTCCAGGCACAGAGGCAACAAGATTGTACACGTACCTGTCTATTTGAAAAGGTACTTACTGCTAGCGACGTAGGTATGCTCTACACATTTGTGATTCCGAAAATGTATGCTAGTTGCTTCCCATGCGATTCCCAAAAGCTAGCTTTCTATGACCAGTCGATGACACTCTGGAATTTTCGCTATGGTGTCTGGAAGGGAAGTAACAGTTATGTCTTATCTAGTTGCTGGAAAGATTTTGTGCGAGCAAAGGATCTGAGATCAGCGGACAAAGTTATTTTCTTCAAGTGTGAGCTTTTTGAGACGGGGTCAGCTGTTCACACTTATTTTGCAATTGATGTGGAATATAATGCTAATAGAGTACAAGTTGAGGAAGCCAACAGGGGAAAATATGTAGTTGCTGATGGCGAAAAATCGCATTCGAAGGAAGGGGTGAAGAACTTTGGTCTTGAACAGAATCACAGACCAGGCTCGAGATGGATATCGAGGCTGACAATGACTTGA